One region of SAR324 cluster bacterium genomic DNA includes:
- a CDS encoding type II toxin-antitoxin system PemK/MazF family toxin, which produces MVIKRFDVFLVQLDPTQGTEIQKTRPCLVISPDEMNPHIATVIIAPMTTKGRPYPSRVPVSFQDKQGQIVLDQIRTVDKTRLLKKLGHIDKISAQQVLSILHEMFAP; this is translated from the coding sequence ATGGTAATTAAACGTTTTGATGTGTTTCTGGTTCAGCTTGATCCCACTCAAGGTACAGAAATTCAAAAAACTCGTCCATGTCTGGTTATCTCTCCTGACGAAATGAATCCGCATATCGCGACTGTTATCATTGCCCCCATGACAACCAAAGGTCGTCCATATCCATCGCGGGTTCCAGTTTCTTTTCAGGATAAGCAAGGGCAAATTGTACTTGATCAAATACGAACTGTAGATAAGACACGTCTTCTTAAAAAACTGGGGCACATTGATAAAATCTCAGCTCAACAGGTTTTGAGCATATTACACGAGATGTTTGCCCCCTGA